The Populus alba chromosome 4, ASM523922v2, whole genome shotgun sequence genome contains a region encoding:
- the LOC118031096 gene encoding zinc-finger homeodomain protein 4, giving the protein MELSSHEAGIPIPLNSTFGHGHGHLIHHDHPVVPHNHNNIISSTAPQIPSSNNGTSITTASIDDNHVPYKKMVRYRECLKNHAASMGGNATDGCGEFMPSGEEGSIEALTCSACNCHRNFHRKEIEGEHTSCTEDHCYHNSPHFNRVGRKVILGHHKSILAPEALGYPTATGTLIPSRASAPHHQMIMSYNMGSLPSESDEQEDGGGVLLARPAQLMKKRFRTKFSQEQKEKMLNFAEKVGWKLQKQEETVVQQFCQEIGVKRRVLKVWMHNNKHSLAKKNPSTTTTTTTATTTSNS; this is encoded by the coding sequence ATGGAACTTTCAAGTCATGAGGCGGGGATCCCCATCCCACTGAACAGTACATTTGGGCATGGACATGGCCACTTGATCCATCATGATCATCCTGTAGTGCCccacaaccacaacaatatCATCTCTTCCACCGCACCACAAATCCCAAGCTCCAACAATGGCACCTCCATAACAACAGCAAGTATAGACGACAATCATGTGCCTTACAAGAAAATGGTCAGGTACAGGGAATGCCTCAAGAACCATGCAGCTTCCATGGGAGGGAATGCCACTGATGGGTGTGGTGAGTTCATGCCCAGTGGTGAAGAGGGTAGCATCGAAGCTCTCACCTGCTCAGCCTGCAATTGTCACAGAAACTTCCACAGGAAAGAAATTGAAGGCGAACACACCTCATGTACCGAAGATCATTGCTACCATAACAGCCCCCATTTCAACAGGGTCGGGAGGAAAGTTATTTTAGGTCACCACAAGAGCATTCTAGCCCCTGAGGCCTTAGGCTACCCTACAGCTACTGGTACTCTTATACCCTCGAGAGCATCAGCACCCCACCACCAGATGATAATGTCCTACAACATGGGGTCTCTTCCTTCAGAATCTGACGAGCAGGAGGATGGAGGTGGGGTACTGCTGGCCAGGCCTGCTCAGCTGATGAAGAAAAGGTTTCGGACAAAGTTCTCACAGGAACAGAAGGAGAAAATGCTCAACTTTGCAGAGAAAGTTGGGTGGAAGCTACAAAAGCAAGAAGAAACAGTGGTGCAGCAGTTCTGCCAGGAGATTGGTGTCAAGAGAAGAGTACTCAAGGTTTGGATGCACAACAACAAGCACAGTCTTGCTAAAAAGAACccttccaccaccaccaccaccacgacCGCCACAACCACTTCAAACAGTTAA